One Ricinus communis isolate WT05 ecotype wild-type chromosome 1, ASM1957865v1, whole genome shotgun sequence DNA window includes the following coding sequences:
- the LOC8281283 gene encoding LOW QUALITY PROTEIN: DNA repair protein RadA (The sequence of the model RefSeq protein was modified relative to this genomic sequence to represent the inferred CDS: inserted 1 base in 1 codon; substituted 1 base at 1 genomic stop codon) has translation SFTLFFSYPIKNPNHHCSFHFRSRQFHSTALRFLAGGSADPSTGSDSSDKTKTAPQVWSFYNPLTSTIETQRSTNNNNSSNNKNDQESVPDFSSLKIRVSDNESEILNNRDINKMXLTRYSNENEELINEKRYASLKKADLVNNIVSNNNRKKGKSKVIYVCESCGNEDGQWWGICRSCGKAGTMKQFSDRDDRSGNSKVSGAEVTENMVRSWLPQKVSETQPLRLKDVNQRMNHLSWRIPLPALFGSEVARVLGGGVVPGSLILIGSDPGVGKSTLLLQVAAIIAEGQDVGKRDPVVYVSGEESVEQIVNRADRLSIGVEELFLYSSTDIEDILAKIQPLSPCALIIDSIXTAYIQGASGSAGGISQVKECTSALLRFAKKTNIPVLLVGHVTKSSDIAGPRVLEHIVDVVLYLEGEKHSTHRLLRPVKNRFGCTNELGVFEMSQSGLQSVSNPSEIFLSEQYLGSEVLVGLAVAVIMDGSRSFLIEIQALCATGSSVSRHVNRIQASRADMIISVLKKQAGLMLQDNDIFLNVVSRVTLTETTGDLAIAAAICSSFLEFPIPNNVAFIGEIGLGGELCTLIICVILIHNT, from the exons AGTTTTACCCTCTTCTTTTCATACCCAATAAAAAACCCTAACCACCATTGCTCCTTTCATTTCCGTTCCCGCCAATTCCACTCCACCGCCCTTCGTTTCTTGGCTGGAGGCTCCGCAGATCCCTCCACAGGCTCCGACTCTAGCGATAAAACAAAAACTGCCCCTCAAGTTTGGAGTTTTTACAATCCACTCACGTCAACAATTGAGACGCAAAGGAGCACGAATAACAACAACAGTAGCAACAACAAAAATGATCAAGAATCGGTACCAGATTTCTCAAGTCTCAAAATTAGGGTTTCAGATAATGAAAGTGAGATATTGAATAATAGAGACATTAACAAAA GGTTAACGAGGTACAGTAATGAAAATGAggaattgataaatgaaaagagataCGCAAGTTTAAAGAAAGCTGatttagttaataatattgtgagcaataataatagaaagaaGGGCAAAAGTAAAGTGATTTATGTTTGTGAAAGTTGTGGGAATGAAGATGGGCAGTGGTGGGGGATTTGCAGAAGTTGTGGGAAGGCTGGAACGATGAAGCAATTTTCAGATAGGGATGATAGGAGTGGGAACAGTAAAGTTAGTGGTGCTGAGGTTACAGAAAATATGGTGAGGTCTTGGTTACCACAGAAGGTTAGCGAGACGCAACCATTGAGGTTGAAAGATGTTAATCAGAGGATGAATCATTTGAGTTGGAGGATTCCTTT ACCTGCACTGTTTGGAAGTGAAGTTGCCAGGGTGCTTGGTGGCGGCGTCGTTCCAG GTTCTCTAATTTTAATTGGTAGTGATCCTGGAGTTGGCAAGAGTACACTGTTATTGCAG GTTGCTGCAATAATAGCTGAAGGACAGGATGTTGGTAAACGAGATCCAGTTGTGTATGTCTCCGGCGAAGAG AGTGTTGAGCAAATTGTGAATAGGGCTGACCGTCTAAGTATTGGTGTGGAGGAACTTTTCTTGTATTCAAGTACTGATATTGAG GACATATTAGCAAAGATTCAGCCTCTATCCCCTTGTGCTCTAATTATTGATTCGATTTAGACAGCTTATATACAAGGAGCTAGTGGAAGTGCTGGAGGAATATCTCAG GTTAAGGAATGCACATCAGCTTTGCTGCGTTTTGCCAAgaagacaaatataccagttcTTTTG GTTGGACATGTGACCAAGTCTAGTGATATAGCAGGGCCTCGGGTTTTGGAGCACATTGTTGATGTTGTTTTATATTTGGAA GGAGAGAAGCACTCAACTCATCGATTACTTCGTCCTGTGAAGAATCGGTTTGGATGCACAAATGAG CTTGGAGTATTTGAAATGTCCCAATCTGGTCTGCAATCTGTTTCAAATCCAAGTGAGATATTTCTAAGTGAGCAGTACTTAGGTTCAGAGGTTTTAGTCGGACTAGCTGTTGCCGTAATAATGGATGGATCTCGAAGTTTCCTTATTGAAATTCAG GCATTGTGTGCCACTGGTTCATCAGTTTCAAGGCATGTTAACAGGATTCAAGCGAGCAGAGCTGACATGATTATTTCA GTCCTTAAGAAGCAAGCTGGTCTAATGCTCCAAGATAAT GATATCTTTTTGAATGTTGTTAGCAGGGTGACACTAACTGAGACTACTGGGGATCTTGCAATAGCAGCTGCAATTTGCAGTAG TTTCTTGGAGTTTCCTATTCCCAATAATGTGGCATTCATTGGAGAAATTGGCCTTGGTGGGGAGCTTTGCACGTTAATTATCTGTGTTATTTTAATACACAATACTTAA